A window of the Phycicoccus sp. M110.8 genome harbors these coding sequences:
- a CDS encoding glycerophosphodiester phosphodiesterase has product MAYGGGSLPLAVAHRGGAGLAPENTLAAFERAAALGFRYLETDVRLTADGQLLCFHDATLDRVTGLRGPVRRHTLAQVRATRVDGHEPVVTLREALAALPGAAFTVDLKERAAIAPLADLLQDRDVRDRVCVAGAWDDWLDELRARVPGVRTALGWRSLTALVTSAHARMPCARRFATAEFAHVPLRVGRVPVFAERLVVGAHRIGVRVVVWTVDDPAVMTRLLDAGVDGVITDRPDVLREVLVARGQWAPMTIAPSDPPRPATNGAAPGPLGCGSGAGGAVPVRTGSAAP; this is encoded by the coding sequence ATGGCATACGGCGGAGGGTCCCTGCCGCTCGCGGTCGCGCACCGTGGCGGCGCCGGCCTCGCCCCGGAGAACACCCTGGCGGCGTTCGAGCGGGCCGCGGCGCTGGGCTTCCGCTACCTCGAGACCGACGTCCGGCTCACCGCCGACGGGCAGCTGCTCTGCTTCCACGACGCGACGCTGGACCGCGTGACCGGCCTGCGCGGCCCGGTCCGGCGGCACACCCTGGCGCAGGTGCGGGCCACCCGGGTCGACGGTCACGAGCCGGTGGTGACCCTGCGCGAGGCGCTCGCCGCGCTGCCCGGGGCGGCGTTCACCGTCGACCTCAAGGAGCGCGCAGCCATCGCGCCGCTGGCGGACCTGCTGCAGGACAGGGACGTCCGCGACCGCGTCTGTGTCGCCGGCGCGTGGGACGACTGGCTGGACGAGCTGCGTGCGCGGGTACCGGGGGTGCGCACGGCGCTCGGGTGGCGGTCACTCACCGCGCTGGTGACCTCGGCCCACGCGCGGATGCCGTGTGCCCGGCGGTTCGCGACGGCGGAGTTCGCGCACGTGCCGCTGCGGGTGGGGCGGGTGCCGGTGTTCGCGGAGCGGCTCGTCGTGGGCGCCCACCGGATCGGGGTGCGGGTCGTCGTGTGGACGGTCGACGACCCGGCCGTCATGACGCGCCTGCTGGACGCCGGCGTCGACGGCGTGATCACCGACCGGCCGGACGTCCTGCGCGAGGTGCTGGTGGCGCGGGGGCAGTGGGCGCCCATGACCATCGCGCCGAGCGACCCGCCCCGACCGGCCACGAACGGCGCAGCGCCCGGCCCGCTCGGGTGCGGGTCGGGCGCCGGTGGTGCGGTGCCGGTCAGGACAGGTTCTGCAGCGCCTTGA
- a CDS encoding PA2169 family four-helix-bundle protein, whose translation MSADAKVAKELVETLKDGEKGFASAADKLRDSDHPEAAATFQRLSEQRAGFARDIVAMGHEYGDDVDKGGTATAALHRGWLSLKDALTGDDASGVIGAAVTGEDHAVSEYEKALEEDDLSDGFRSLVQQQHTAVVAARDEVKALQNLS comes from the coding sequence ATGTCAGCTGACGCAAAGGTCGCCAAGGAGCTCGTCGAGACCCTCAAGGACGGCGAGAAGGGCTTCGCCTCGGCCGCGGACAAGCTGCGCGACAGCGACCACCCGGAGGCCGCCGCGACGTTCCAGCGCCTGTCGGAGCAGCGGGCCGGCTTCGCCCGCGACATCGTGGCCATGGGTCACGAGTACGGCGACGACGTGGACAAGGGCGGCACCGCGACGGCCGCGCTGCACCGTGGCTGGCTCTCGCTCAAGGACGCCCTCACCGGCGACGACGCCTCCGGCGTGATCGGCGCCGCGGTCACGGGTGAGGACCACGCCGTGTCCGAGTACGAGAAGGCGCTGGAGGAGGACGACCTCAGCGACGGGTTCCGTTCGCTCGTCCAGCAGCAGCACACCGCCGTCGTGGCGGCGCGCGACGAGGTCAAGGCGCTGCAGAACCTGTCCTGA
- the aceB gene encoding malate synthase A, giving the protein MSDSTVTVDAPSTVERSEEILTPEALAFLAELQTRFGPRRDELLAARKERRAQVSRTGRLDFLEETKDVREGDWRVAEAPEDFRDRRVEITGPTERKMAINALNSGAKVWLADLEDANTPHWQNVVGGQVNLKDAVRRTIELTTPEGKHYALKEPDSVPVIVPRPRGWHLDEKHLTIDGKPLVGALVDFGLYFFHNATELLARHSGPYFYLPKMESHLEARLWNDVFTFAQDRLGVPQGTVRATVLIETIPAAFEMDEILYELRDHAAGLNAGRWDYLFSIIKYFRDSGPEFTLPDRNAVTMNAPMMKAYSDLLVQTCHKRGAFAIGGMAAFIPSKDPEVNEQAFAKVRADKEREASAGFDGSWVAHPGMVQLCKEVFTETLGDSPNQLAKQRDDVSVAADDLLAASKTPGERTLDGLRGNVTVGIQYLQAWLRGNGAVGINNLMEDAATAEISRSQIWQWLNSEAELESGEKVTRDLVDRVVEEEYAGLLESAGDDEAVRGSLETARKLFVECAIDPDFPDFLTLPAYDEVLRAERA; this is encoded by the coding sequence ATGTCGGACAGCACCGTGACCGTGGACGCCCCCAGCACCGTCGAGCGCAGCGAGGAGATCCTCACCCCCGAGGCGCTCGCGTTCCTCGCCGAGCTGCAGACCCGGTTCGGGCCCCGGCGCGACGAGCTGCTCGCCGCGCGCAAGGAACGGCGGGCCCAGGTCTCGCGGACCGGCCGCCTCGACTTCCTCGAGGAGACCAAGGACGTCCGCGAGGGCGACTGGCGGGTCGCCGAGGCGCCCGAGGACTTCCGCGACCGGCGGGTCGAGATCACCGGGCCGACCGAGCGCAAGATGGCGATCAACGCCCTCAACTCGGGCGCGAAGGTCTGGCTCGCCGACCTCGAGGACGCCAACACCCCGCACTGGCAGAACGTCGTCGGCGGCCAGGTCAACCTCAAGGACGCCGTCCGCCGCACCATCGAGCTGACCACCCCCGAGGGCAAGCACTACGCGCTCAAGGAGCCGGACTCCGTCCCGGTCATCGTCCCCCGCCCGCGCGGCTGGCACCTCGACGAGAAGCACCTCACGATCGACGGCAAGCCGCTCGTCGGCGCGCTCGTCGACTTCGGCCTCTACTTCTTCCACAACGCGACCGAGCTGCTCGCCCGGCACAGCGGCCCGTACTTCTACCTGCCGAAGATGGAGTCCCACCTCGAGGCCCGGCTGTGGAACGACGTGTTCACGTTCGCCCAGGACCGCCTCGGCGTCCCGCAGGGCACCGTCCGCGCGACCGTGCTCATCGAGACCATCCCGGCCGCGTTCGAGATGGACGAGATCCTCTACGAGCTGCGCGACCACGCCGCCGGGCTCAACGCCGGCCGCTGGGACTACCTGTTCTCCATCATCAAGTACTTCCGCGACTCCGGGCCCGAGTTCACCCTCCCGGACCGCAACGCCGTCACCATGAACGCGCCGATGATGAAGGCGTACAGCGACCTGCTCGTGCAGACCTGCCACAAGCGCGGCGCCTTCGCGATCGGTGGCATGGCCGCCTTCATCCCGAGCAAGGATCCCGAGGTCAACGAGCAGGCCTTCGCCAAGGTCCGCGCCGACAAGGAGCGCGAGGCCTCCGCCGGCTTCGACGGCTCGTGGGTCGCCCACCCCGGCATGGTGCAGCTGTGCAAGGAGGTCTTCACCGAGACCCTCGGCGACTCCCCCAACCAGCTCGCCAAGCAGCGCGACGACGTCTCGGTCGCCGCCGACGACCTGCTCGCCGCCTCGAAGACGCCGGGCGAGCGCACCCTCGACGGCCTGCGCGGCAACGTCACCGTCGGCATCCAGTACCTCCAGGCCTGGCTGCGCGGCAACGGCGCCGTCGGCATCAACAACCTCATGGAGGACGCCGCCACCGCCGAGATCTCGCGCTCGCAGATCTGGCAGTGGCTCAACAGCGAGGCCGAGCTCGAGTCCGGCGAGAAGGTCACCCGTGACCTCGTCGACCGCGTGGTGGAGGAGGAGTATGCCGGCCTGCTCGAGTCCGCGGGCGACGACGAGGCCGTGCGTGGCTCACTCGAGACGGCCCGCAAGCTGTTCGTGGAGTGCGCGATCGACCCCGACTTCCCGGACTTCCTGACCCTGCCGGCCTACGACGAGGTGCTGCGCGCCGAGCGCGCCTGA
- a CDS encoding cation acetate symporter, whose protein sequence is MNTAYGVVAIVLVCTVTLAVGAFGLRLSRTTSDFYVAGRTVTPYRNASAIGGEYLSAASFLGIAGLVYTGGLDMLWFPVGYTVGYVVLLVLVAAPLRRSGAYTLADFAEARLESTAIRRLCSLLVVGIGWLYLLPQLQGAGLALRAVTGAPSWLGGLVVAVVVVANVAAGGMRSITLVQAVQYWIKLTAIAVPAFVLLAVWVGDGTPAPDVLRSDPGWAQPLHGLAGQGHPVYATYSLLLALALGTMGLPHVLVRFYTNPDGRAARRTTLTVVALLGVFYLFPPLYGLFGRVYLPRLPAGTAPDTVMLSLPGRVLEGAGGEVLSAVLAGGAFAAFLSTASGLTISVAGVLDQDVLRARLARVTSHDATTVQGFRLAAVLAVVVPYAASRVVEPVGLATMVSLAFAVAASTFCPLLVLGSWWRGLSTVGAAAGLVVGGVLAAAAVGITVLAGPIDGWPGALLGQPAAWTIPLAFATSVLVSLATPGRIPRHTARTMVRLHTPEDLALDRG, encoded by the coding sequence GTGAACACGGCATACGGCGTCGTCGCCATCGTCCTGGTCTGCACGGTGACGCTCGCGGTGGGCGCCTTCGGGCTGCGCCTGTCGCGCACCACGAGCGACTTCTACGTCGCCGGCCGCACCGTCACGCCCTATCGCAACGCCAGCGCCATCGGCGGCGAGTACCTCTCTGCCGCAAGCTTTCTCGGCATCGCGGGGCTCGTCTACACCGGCGGGCTCGACATGCTGTGGTTCCCGGTCGGGTACACCGTCGGCTACGTCGTGCTGCTGGTCCTGGTCGCTGCCCCGCTGCGGCGCTCCGGGGCGTACACCCTCGCCGACTTCGCCGAGGCACGGCTGGAGTCCACCGCGATCCGGCGCCTGTGCTCGCTGCTCGTCGTGGGCATCGGCTGGCTCTACCTGCTGCCGCAGCTCCAGGGCGCGGGGCTCGCGCTGCGGGCGGTGACGGGCGCGCCGTCCTGGCTCGGCGGGCTCGTCGTCGCGGTCGTCGTGGTCGCCAACGTCGCCGCCGGCGGCATGCGCTCGATCACGCTCGTCCAGGCGGTGCAGTACTGGATCAAGCTCACCGCCATCGCTGTCCCGGCGTTCGTGCTGCTGGCCGTCTGGGTCGGCGACGGCACGCCCGCCCCGGACGTCCTGCGCTCCGACCCGGGGTGGGCCCAGCCACTGCACGGGCTCGCCGGCCAGGGCCACCCCGTGTACGCGACCTACAGCCTGCTGCTGGCGCTGGCCCTCGGCACCATGGGGCTGCCGCACGTTCTGGTCCGCTTCTACACCAACCCCGACGGCCGGGCCGCCCGCCGGACCACGCTGACCGTCGTCGCCCTGCTCGGCGTCTTCTACCTCTTCCCGCCGCTCTACGGCCTCTTCGGCCGCGTCTACCTGCCCCGCCTGCCCGCGGGCACCGCCCCCGACACCGTCATGCTCAGCCTGCCGGGGCGGGTGCTGGAGGGGGCTGGCGGCGAGGTCCTGTCGGCGGTGCTGGCGGGCGGGGCGTTCGCCGCGTTCCTCTCGACCGCCAGCGGCCTGACCATCTCCGTCGCCGGCGTGCTCGACCAGGACGTCCTGCGGGCGCGGCTCGCGCGCGTGACGTCGCACGACGCCACGACGGTGCAGGGCTTCCGGCTCGCGGCGGTGCTGGCCGTGGTGGTGCCGTATGCCGCATCGCGCGTCGTCGAGCCCGTGGGCCTGGCGACGATGGTGAGCCTGGCGTTCGCCGTCGCGGCGTCGACCTTCTGCCCGCTGCTGGTCCTCGGCTCCTGGTGGCGCGGCCTGTCGACGGTGGGAGCGGCAGCGGGGCTGGTCGTCGGCGGCGTGCTGGCGGCCGCCGCGGTCGGGATCACGGTGCTGGCCGGGCCGATCGACGGCTGGCCGGGGGCGCTGCTCGGGCAGCCGGCGGCCTGGACGATCCCGCTGGCCTTCGCGACGAGCGTCCTCGTCTCCCTCGCGACCCCGGGCCGCATCCCGCGCCACACGGCGCGGACCATGGTGCGGCTGCACACCCCCGAGGACCTGGCCCTCGACCGGGGCTGA
- a CDS encoding DUF485 domain-containing protein — MSNDARTDSDRYLDLQRSEEFAELRTRFRRFVFPMTALFLAWYFLYVLLSTYAHDFMSTKVFGNINVGLIFGLGQFVSTFVITMLYARWADRELDPRAAELHERLEEQGVDL; from the coding sequence GTGAGCAACGACGCTCGCACGGACAGCGACCGCTACCTCGACCTGCAACGGTCCGAGGAGTTCGCTGAGCTGCGGACCCGGTTCCGCAGATTCGTCTTCCCCATGACCGCGCTGTTCCTGGCGTGGTACTTCCTGTACGTCCTGCTGTCGACGTACGCGCACGACTTCATGTCCACGAAGGTGTTCGGCAACATCAACGTGGGCCTCATCTTCGGGCTCGGCCAGTTCGTCTCGACGTTCGTCATCACGATGCTCTACGCCCGCTGGGCCGACCGCGAGTTAGACCCGCGGGCCGCCGAGCTGCACGAGCGCCTCGAGGAGCAGGGGGTGGACCTGTGA
- a CDS encoding GNAT family N-acetyltransferase, translating into MRTGANGEDASDLYAVPQLLPEVYLGAYLELEPELASVLDDGAGAEGYVVGTLDTRAFEARCEREWWPTLRSAHPEGSAPEGTADARLVHLLHEPPIAPAHVVAQHPSHLHVDLLPRWQGGGWGRVLLERLFAQLAAAGSPGLHLGVGTANERAVRFYGRLGFEVLDDTFPGALFLGRSLP; encoded by the coding sequence GTGCGCACCGGGGCCAACGGCGAGGACGCCAGCGACCTGTATGCCGTGCCGCAGCTCCTGCCCGAGGTCTACCTGGGTGCCTACCTCGAGCTCGAGCCCGAGCTCGCGTCCGTGCTCGACGACGGCGCGGGGGCGGAGGGCTACGTCGTGGGGACCCTCGACACCCGGGCGTTCGAGGCACGCTGCGAGCGCGAGTGGTGGCCGACCCTTCGGTCGGCCCACCCTGAGGGCTCGGCGCCCGAGGGGACCGCGGACGCCCGGCTCGTGCACCTGCTGCACGAGCCACCCATCGCGCCGGCCCACGTGGTCGCGCAGCACCCGTCGCACCTGCACGTCGACCTGCTGCCGCGCTGGCAGGGCGGCGGCTGGGGTCGCGTGCTGCTCGAACGGCTCTTCGCCCAGCTCGCGGCCGCCGGGTCACCCGGGCTGCACCTCGGCGTCGGGACGGCCAACGAACGCGCGGTGCGGTTCTACGGCCGGCTCGGGTTCGAGGTCCTGGACGACACCTTCCCGGGCGCCCTCTTCCTCGGCCGCAGCCTTCCCTGA
- a CDS encoding cation acetate symporter has translation MTALVQGTAPALVAATDVGSPTLNITIFGIFVVITLGIVIRASRNNRSAADFYAGGRAFTGQQNGIAIAGDYLSAASFLGIAGAIALNGYDGFLYSIGFLVAWLVALLLVAELLRNAGKYTMADVLSFRLRQRPVRMAAAISTLAVCFFYLLAQMSGAGGLVALLLGIEDKAGQSLVIAVVGILMIAYVLIGGMKGTTWVQIIKAVLLIIGAGVMFLWVLGKFGVNLSSLFGDAVEASGGKKVLDPGLQYGKTGTTKIDFISLSLALVLGTAGLPHVLMRFYTVPSSKEARRSVVWAIWLIGIFYLFTLVLGYGAAALVGPKEIAAAPGKANSAAPLLAYELGGELLLGIISAVAFATILAVVAGLTITASASLSHDIYNSVIKEGTATQADEVRVARITAVVIGILAILGGILANGQNVAFLVALAFAIAASANLPTILYSLFWRRFNTRGALWSIYGGLITALTLIVFSPVVSGKPVDPVTGKSLSMLQGTDFHWFALDNPGIVSIPVGFLLGWIGTVTSSEHNEAKFAEMEVRSLTGHGAEKATSH, from the coding sequence GTGACCGCGCTCGTCCAGGGGACCGCGCCCGCGCTCGTCGCCGCAACCGACGTCGGCAGCCCCACCCTCAACATCACGATCTTCGGCATCTTCGTCGTCATCACGCTGGGCATCGTCATCCGGGCTTCGCGGAACAACCGGTCCGCCGCGGACTTCTACGCCGGCGGGCGGGCGTTCACCGGGCAGCAGAACGGGATCGCCATCGCCGGCGACTACCTGTCGGCGGCCAGCTTCCTCGGCATCGCCGGTGCGATCGCGCTCAACGGCTACGACGGCTTCCTGTACTCGATCGGGTTCCTCGTGGCCTGGCTCGTGGCCCTGCTGCTCGTCGCCGAGCTGCTGCGCAACGCGGGCAAGTACACGATGGCCGACGTGCTGTCGTTCCGGCTGCGGCAGCGCCCGGTCCGGATGGCGGCGGCCATCTCGACCCTCGCCGTCTGCTTCTTCTACCTGCTCGCGCAGATGTCCGGCGCCGGCGGCCTCGTCGCGCTGCTGCTGGGCATCGAGGACAAGGCCGGCCAGTCCCTGGTCATCGCGGTCGTCGGCATCCTGATGATCGCCTACGTTCTCATCGGCGGCATGAAGGGCACGACGTGGGTGCAGATCATCAAGGCGGTGCTGCTCATCATCGGCGCCGGCGTGATGTTCCTGTGGGTGCTGGGCAAGTTCGGGGTCAACCTCAGCTCGCTGTTCGGTGACGCGGTGGAGGCGTCCGGCGGCAAGAAGGTGCTCGACCCGGGGCTGCAGTACGGCAAGACCGGCACGACGAAGATCGACTTCATCAGCCTGTCGCTCGCCCTCGTCCTCGGCACCGCGGGCCTGCCCCACGTGCTGATGCGCTTCTACACCGTGCCGTCGTCGAAGGAGGCGCGCCGCTCGGTCGTGTGGGCGATCTGGCTGATCGGCATCTTCTACCTGTTCACCCTGGTGCTGGGCTACGGCGCGGCCGCCCTCGTCGGGCCCAAGGAGATCGCGGCCGCGCCGGGCAAGGCGAACTCCGCCGCACCGCTGCTGGCCTACGAGCTCGGCGGCGAGCTGCTGCTGGGCATCATCTCGGCGGTCGCCTTCGCGACGATCCTCGCGGTCGTGGCGGGTCTGACCATAACGGCCAGCGCCAGCCTCAGCCACGACATCTACAACTCGGTCATCAAGGAGGGCACCGCCACCCAGGCCGACGAGGTCCGGGTCGCCCGCATCACCGCGGTCGTCATCGGCATCCTCGCGATCCTCGGCGGCATCCTCGCCAACGGCCAGAACGTCGCGTTCCTCGTCGCCCTCGCCTTCGCCATCGCCGCGAGCGCGAACCTGCCGACGATCCTGTACTCGCTGTTCTGGCGCCGGTTCAACACCCGCGGAGCGCTGTGGTCCATCTACGGCGGGCTCATCACCGCGCTGACGCTGATCGTCTTCAGCCCGGTGGTGTCGGGCAAGCCGGTCGACCCGGTGACCGGCAAGTCGCTGTCGATGCTGCAGGGCACCGACTTCCACTGGTTCGCGCTCGACAACCCCGGCATCGTCTCGATCCCGGTCGGGTTCCTGCTCGGCTGGATCGGGACGGTCACGAGCAGCGAGCACAACGAGGCGAAGTTCGCCGAGATGGAGGTCCGCTCGCTGACCGGCCACGGTGCCGAGAAGGCGACCAGCCACTAG
- a CDS encoding IclR family transcriptional regulator — MSAATSGAGAAAAGPGAAAAGPGSAGAKGTGGVQSLERAFAILETMADAGGVISLSQLANDAQLPLPTIHRLVRTLVDLGYVRQEASRQYSLGPRLIRLGDTTSRMLGRWARPHMERLAHELGESVNLAMLDGDQIVYVGQVMASRNSMRMFTEVGRRVLPHSTGVGKAIMASMDRDEVLALLDRTGMPAMTSHTITTPEAFVAELDRTLERGYALDEGEQEVGVRCVAVAVPGAPQPLALSVSGPLPRMTDDFVAEAVAPLHQAAEAVAAQMRGATG; from the coding sequence ATGAGCGCCGCGACGTCCGGAGCCGGGGCCGCGGCTGCCGGTCCCGGGGCCGCGGCTGCCGGTCCCGGCAGCGCCGGTGCGAAGGGGACCGGTGGCGTCCAGTCGCTCGAGCGCGCCTTCGCGATCCTCGAGACGATGGCCGACGCCGGCGGTGTCATCAGCCTGTCGCAGCTCGCGAACGACGCCCAGCTCCCGCTGCCGACCATCCACCGACTCGTGCGCACGCTGGTCGACCTCGGCTACGTCCGGCAGGAGGCGTCGCGCCAGTACTCGCTCGGCCCGCGCCTGATCCGCCTCGGCGACACGACCTCGCGCATGCTCGGGCGCTGGGCCCGGCCGCACATGGAGCGCCTGGCCCACGAGCTCGGCGAGTCGGTCAACCTCGCCATGCTCGACGGCGACCAGATCGTCTACGTCGGCCAGGTCATGGCGTCGCGGAACTCGATGCGCATGTTCACCGAGGTCGGCCGCCGGGTGCTGCCCCACTCCACCGGTGTCGGCAAGGCGATCATGGCCTCGATGGACCGCGACGAGGTGCTCGCGCTGCTCGACCGCACCGGCATGCCGGCGATGACCAGCCACACGATCACGACGCCCGAGGCGTTCGTCGCCGAGCTGGACCGCACGCTCGAGCGTGGGTACGCCCTGGACGAGGGGGAGCAGGAGGTCGGCGTCCGGTGCGTGGCCGTGGCCGTGCCCGGTGCGCCGCAGCCGCTCGCCCTGTCGGTCTCCGGCCCGCTGCCGCGGATGACCGACGACTTCGTCGCCGAGGCCGTCGCCCCGCTGCACCAGGCGGCCGAGGCCGTCGCCGCGCAGATGAGGGGAGCCACCGGCTGA
- the acs gene encoding acetate--CoA ligase, whose translation MSQSTSFEPSAEFAEQANGQAGMYDEAAADFEGFWATQARERISWSTDFGQTLDWSGAPFAKWYVGGELNAAYNCVDRHVEAGNGDRVAIHFEGEGGDTRTITYADLQRDVAKASNALESLGVRKGDRVAIYMPMIPETVVTMLACVRIGAPHSVVFGGFSADALRTRIADAEAKVVVTSDGQFRRGKPAPLKAAVDEAVRADGSPVEKVLVVRRTEQDVEWDDSRDVWWHDVVESASDQHEAQPHDSEHPLFILYTSGTTGKPKGIFHTTGGYLTQAAYTNSVVHDVHPESDVYWCTADVGWVTGHSYIVYGPLANGATQVIYEGTPDTPHQGRWWEVVEKYKVTILYTAPTAIRTFMKWGDDIPAKYDLSSLRVLGSVGEPINPEAWLWYRKHIGSDRCPIVDTWWQTETGAIMISPLPGVTDLEPGSAQKPIPGISAEILDDDGNPFTEPEKVGYLVLTKPWPSMLRGIWGDPERYKETYWSRFGEKYYFAGDGAKYDEKGNIWLLGRVDDVMNVSGHRLSTAEIESALVSHPSVAEAAVVGATDETTGQAVCAFVILRGGAEDHGDETVQELRNHVAKEIGPIAKPRQIMVVPELPKTRSGKIMRRLLRDVAENREVGDVTTLADSSVMSLIKEGMSSGASSED comes from the coding sequence GTGTCCCAGTCCACGTCATTCGAGCCGAGCGCCGAGTTCGCCGAGCAGGCCAACGGGCAGGCGGGGATGTACGACGAGGCGGCCGCCGACTTCGAGGGCTTCTGGGCGACGCAGGCCCGCGAGCGGATCAGCTGGTCCACGGACTTCGGGCAGACCCTCGACTGGAGCGGTGCGCCGTTCGCCAAGTGGTACGTCGGCGGCGAGCTCAACGCGGCATACAACTGCGTCGACCGGCACGTCGAGGCCGGCAACGGCGACCGCGTCGCCATCCACTTCGAGGGCGAGGGCGGGGACACCCGCACCATCACGTATGCCGACCTGCAGCGTGACGTGGCGAAGGCGTCGAACGCGTTGGAGTCGTTGGGGGTTCGCAAGGGCGACCGGGTCGCGATCTACATGCCGATGATCCCGGAGACCGTCGTGACGATGCTGGCGTGCGTGCGGATCGGCGCCCCGCACTCGGTGGTCTTCGGTGGCTTCTCCGCCGACGCGCTGCGCACCCGCATCGCCGACGCCGAGGCCAAGGTCGTCGTCACCAGCGACGGGCAGTTCCGCCGCGGCAAGCCCGCACCCCTCAAGGCCGCCGTCGACGAGGCGGTCAGGGCCGACGGCTCCCCGGTCGAGAAGGTGCTCGTGGTCCGGCGCACCGAGCAGGACGTCGAGTGGGACGACTCCCGGGACGTCTGGTGGCACGACGTGGTCGAGTCGGCGAGCGACCAGCACGAGGCGCAGCCGCACGACAGCGAGCACCCGCTGTTCATCCTCTACACGAGCGGCACCACCGGGAAGCCCAAGGGCATCTTCCACACCACGGGCGGGTACCTGACGCAGGCGGCATACACGAACTCGGTCGTCCACGACGTCCACCCGGAGAGCGACGTCTACTGGTGCACGGCCGACGTGGGCTGGGTGACCGGCCACTCCTACATCGTCTACGGGCCGCTGGCCAACGGCGCGACCCAGGTCATCTACGAGGGCACGCCCGACACCCCGCACCAGGGCCGGTGGTGGGAGGTCGTCGAGAAGTACAAGGTGACGATCCTGTACACCGCCCCCACCGCGATCCGGACGTTCATGAAGTGGGGCGACGACATCCCGGCGAAGTACGACCTGTCGTCGCTGCGCGTCCTGGGCTCCGTCGGCGAGCCGATCAACCCCGAGGCGTGGCTCTGGTACCGCAAGCACATCGGGTCCGACCGCTGCCCCATCGTCGACACCTGGTGGCAGACCGAGACCGGCGCGATCATGATCAGCCCGCTGCCGGGCGTCACCGACCTCGAGCCCGGCTCGGCGCAGAAGCCGATCCCCGGCATCAGCGCGGAGATCCTCGACGACGACGGCAACCCGTTCACCGAGCCGGAGAAGGTCGGCTACCTCGTGCTGACGAAGCCGTGGCCGTCGATGCTGCGCGGCATCTGGGGCGACCCGGAGCGCTACAAGGAGACCTACTGGAGCCGGTTCGGCGAGAAGTACTACTTCGCCGGCGACGGTGCCAAGTACGACGAGAAGGGCAACATCTGGCTGCTCGGCCGCGTCGACGACGTCATGAACGTCTCGGGCCACCGCCTGTCGACCGCCGAGATCGAGTCCGCCCTGGTGTCGCACCCGTCTGTGGCCGAGGCCGCGGTCGTCGGCGCGACCGACGAGACGACCGGACAGGCCGTGTGCGCGTTCGTCATCCTGCGCGGGGGTGCCGAGGACCACGGCGACGAGACGGTGCAGGAGCTGCGCAACCACGTGGCCAAGGAGATCGGCCCGATCGCCAAGCCGCGGCAGATCATGGTCGTGCCCGAGCTGCCCAAGACCCGCTCCGGCAAGATCATGCGCCGGCTGCTGCGCGACGTCGCCGAGAACCGCGAGGTCGGCGACGTCACGACGCTGGCCGACTCCTCGGTCATGAGCCTCATCAAGGAGGGCATGAGCTCGGGCGCCTCCTCCGAGGACTGA
- a CDS encoding LytR/AlgR family response regulator transcription factor, producing MAGAPSADPEPVRPQDADGGAAGPALRALVVDDEAPALEELSWLLRQDTRVREVRTASSGADALRALDAGDVDVVFSDISMPGLDGMELARVIARFSQRPQVVFVTAHDKHAVDAFAVEATDYVMKPVRADRLAEAVRRVVAAREPGPPAPRTEPDDETIPVELAGVTRFVARSRIRYAQAQGDYARLHTDTGSHLVRIPLSTLEERWAAAGFVRIHRSTLVSLPHVREVRMEHGRCSVVLEDVELQVSRRHTRELRDRLLRAPRPTPGTGP from the coding sequence GTGGCCGGCGCCCCCTCCGCAGACCCGGAGCCCGTCCGCCCGCAGGACGCCGACGGCGGCGCCGCGGGTCCGGCCCTGCGCGCCCTCGTCGTCGACGACGAGGCGCCCGCCCTCGAGGAGCTCAGCTGGCTGCTGCGGCAGGACACCCGGGTCCGCGAGGTGCGCACCGCCTCCAGCGGGGCGGACGCCCTGCGGGCCCTGGACGCCGGCGACGTCGACGTCGTCTTCTCCGACATCTCGATGCCCGGGCTCGACGGCATGGAGCTCGCGCGGGTCATCGCTCGCTTCAGCCAGCGTCCGCAGGTCGTCTTCGTCACGGCGCACGACAAGCACGCGGTCGACGCCTTCGCGGTCGAGGCCACCGACTACGTGATGAAGCCTGTGCGGGCGGACCGCCTCGCGGAGGCCGTACGCCGCGTGGTCGCCGCGCGCGAGCCCGGTCCCCCCGCGCCGCGCACCGAGCCCGACGACGAGACGATCCCCGTCGAGCTGGCCGGGGTGACGCGGTTCGTGGCCCGCAGCCGGATCCGCTACGCGCAGGCCCAGGGCGACTACGCCCGGCTGCACACCGACACCGGCTCGCACCTCGTCCGCATCCCGCTGTCAACGCTCGAGGAGCGTTGGGCTGCAGCGGGTTTCGTGCGCATCCACCGCAGCACGCTGGTGTCGCTGCCCCACGTGCGCGAGGTCCGCATGGAGCACGGGCGCTGCAGCGTGGTCCTCGAGGACGTCGAGCTGCAGGTGAGCCGCCGGCACACGCGCGAGCTGCGCGACCGGCTGCTGCGCGCCCCGAGGCCGACGCCGGGAACGGGGCCGTGA